The genome window TCATCCGTCCGGGTCCATCGCACGCGGTCCCCTGCGACGAGTCCGTACGTGTCGGAAAAGCCGGCCGGGGTTTCGAGGACGTACTGCGCCGGTACGCCCGATTCGATGAGCTCGTCGGAGTACGGGCGCGTGTACTTCGAGATGCTGACGATGGTCGAGTCCGCGTCGATGAAGATGATGTCGAGAGCGATGGGCGTGTTCGACATATGAAAGTACCGCGGCTGTTCGTCTGCGAATGGAAACAGCATGCCGCTAGTCTCATCGGGGAAGGATTCGCGCTGCATCATCCCCCGCGTCTGTGCGGAGTCCGACTCGGCGATCTCAATGTCTATCGTCACGACCGTGTCCGCCGTGCCTTCCGTCATCACGGCCAAAGTCCCCTCCTTGTCGAAAGGAATATTAGTCGCGTCAGCCGACGAGGAGTCGGCATCCTTTCCCGAATCTGTGCCGCACCCTGCAACGGGTATCCAGAGGATGAGGGCGATTCCGAGGAGGAAGGGTAGTCGAGACATGAGGCGGTAGGTTGGGTCGGGGGCAGCGCGAGTGGAGACGTAGAGTCAGTCAAGACGCGGGCGATGGATCCGAGGTTCGCGTCCATTGCACGGTCATGCCGGGTTCGATGTTGAACCGGTTGGAAAAGCCTGCGCGAACCTCGACAACGTATCGTTTGGGAGCCTCAGGCTTGATGTTTTTCGTCGAAAAGGGTGTGGTGTTCTCGACGATATTTATGATGCTCGAATCGGGATCGAGAAACATGATGTCGAGGGGAAGCGGTGTGTTCTTCATCCAGAAGCCCGTGCGACTCGTCTCTTCCATGATGAAGAGCATGCCCCGATCATACCCAAGGGAGCGGCGATGCATCAATCCGCGGGCACGTGCAGCATCCGTCTCGGCGATCTCGACATCGATGGTGCGAACCGGCGTTCCATCGCTTTGAACGAAGGTCAGCGTTCCGTCTTTGCGGAACGAGGGTTCAGAGGCCGAGGGGGACGTTGAGTCCGAGGTGTCATCAGAGCAACTCACGAAAAAGAGAGAACCGGTCAGAAGGAGGAGGGGAAGAAGGTAACGGGTCCGCGGGGTCATGCAGGTTGCGAAGCGAGTGAGGAGTGCGTTAGAGTCGACGTTCGTAATAGACGACATCATCGAGCGGGTTGTGGTAATAGGCCTCCCGTTCTACGAAACCAAGATCCTGGTACACCGATCGCGCTGCCGTCATGGAGGCGACGGTATCGAGGCGCATGATATTGTACCCTCGCTCACGCGCCTCACGCAGGATCGCCTCGGCGAGCTGAGAGCCAAGGCCCTGTCCGCGGAATTCTGGGCGAACGTAGAGGCGTTTCATCTCGCAGACCCGATCTCCGTTCGGTTCCGGGTCGAGAGGCTTGAGTGCAACCACTCCGACCGCCCGTTCGGTCACGGTGTCATTCACGTACTGTGATCCACCAGGCGCGTCTACCGCGAGAAGCGCGACCCCTTGTGGAGCCGCGTACGGACCGGGTAAGTCCTGAAGTTCTCGCTCCACATCCTGAAAGTCGAGATCAAAGTCGAGTTCGGACAGGTATTGGCGGAAGAGAAGGCGCACGGCGGCCCATTCGTCACCTTGAGTGGGTCGAATCTGGATGGATGAAGCCGTCATAACCTGTTTGGCGGATGCATCGTAAAAAAGTGAACGTTGCCATTCGTGTCTATCACTAGATCCTAATCGCTAGGACGCGGTAGACACGGTGTGAGAGATTGATCAAGCCGGCTGTTGCTAGCACGCGAGCAAGCATCGCGAGCAAGCATCGCGTGCCGGCATCGCGTGCCGGCATCGCGTGCTAGCATTGCGAGGACCGACTGTCGGCAGGTCCGTACCGTTGGATGGCCGACGGCTGTTCGCCAAACAGGTTCTCATGAATGCTGCCGAAGCGACTGCGAAGAAAGAGGGGCAAAGGTGTCAATCAGGAGGGCATGAGGCGTTCGGTGATCCCGTCGGCTAGAAGACGGCCGGATCGTGTGAGACGAATACACCCCGTATCTGGCTCGTTGATCAGATCGTTCTTGACGAGTTTCTCGATCAGAGCACTGCGGGCGCTCAACAGATCGTACCCGTATCGGTCGCGAAGATCCGACAGATCCAGACCCTCGTGGGTCCGCAGCCGAAGGAAGATATATTCCCTGGCAAGAGAGATCCAGTCCGCCGTTTGGCGATACGCGATCGGCGGGTATCGGTTGCCCAGTAGCGATACGTAGCGATCGACATCCCGGATGTTCGTCCAGCGGGTTGCGCTCCGTTCTTCGTCACGGCCAGGCCACCAGAACGATTCGGCCGATGGCCCAACGCCAATGTAGCTTCCATGCGCGTAGATGTTGCGCAAATGGGCGGACTCATGACCGGGCCGTGCGAAATGTGTCAGTTCGTACGGTGTATAGCCGGCCTCTTCCAGCAGTTCGTTCGCCACTTTCAACATCCGTGCTCGTCGGACGCGATTCTCATTTTCGGCCGCCTCTGACTCTTTGTTCGGATCGGATGCGCGATCCGGTTGCCACTCCAGCAGCGTCACGGACGGAATTCCCATGTCGATGGCCTGCTGCAGGTTGTCCGTCCACCGCTCAATCGACTGCTCGGGCCAGCCGAACGCCATATCGATCGCTAACGTCTCGAATCCGACGTTGAAGGCCGTTCGAATGCTTCGCACGGCATCCGCGGGGGAGTGTGGAGCTCCGAGGTGTTGTAGGTCGTCCGGGTAAAAGGAGAGGACGCCCATGCTGAGCCGGTCGAATCCGACATTCCGAAGTCCGCTGAGGTACGGGCGCGTGGCATCTTCCGGGTTGATCTCGGCCGTTGACTCCTCGAACGTCGACGCGTCGAAGACATTGAGGACCGTATTGAGGAGGGACCGAATGTGACGGAGGCGCAGCAAGGAAGGACGCCCGCCTCCCGCGTGGATCGTTCGTACGGGTTCGTCCTCGGCATAATCCTGCGCGTACAGCTTCAACTCGGTGGAAAGGGCGTCGACGAATTGCGTCAGACGGGCATTGAGCCGTTGTTCGTCTGGGACGACTTCGTAATAGGAATCGTCATAGGAGCGCCGCGCGGTACGGAAGGGGATGTGGAAATACAGTCCAGCCAAAGCAGCGAGCCGCCGACGTGCGACGGGTTTCAGGGGGAGAACGAAAATGCAAGCATCAGGGGTAAGCCAAAGGTAGGTAGTGCAACGAACAGATGCAGGTGTTGCTTTGCAAATACGAGACGGTCGTCGTCTGCACGTAAATAGCAGTGTAAGGAGTGTTATGTATTGTTATTTATCGTCCCGTTGTTTTGGGGTACGGTGCGTTCCACGGAGCGATCCGGCCTCGGAACCTCCCTTCCCTCGAGTTTCCACTGCTGAATTTCCACGTGTTCCTTTATCAGATCGATCGATTGCAGCAAGATTGTTCGGGTCAATCGGTTCAGTCGCTGATCGTATTCACTGCTAAGGATGGCGTCGGTGCTGATCGATGTGATCTGGTTAATGACTTTGTCGTTTTCAACAGAAGCAACATCCGCCATCATCTGATCGATGACGTTAAAGACGATGTCACTGATGGCCCGCTCAAGAAGGGACGCCATCGTTCGGCCAACACCGGGAATCGCGGCGATTGTCCGGATCTCCTGGTTCCGATCGACGGCCTCGGCGATGACGTCTTCGACATACTCTCGGAAATCAGACTGATATGTGCCATACGCCTTGGCCGTCGCTTCCTGTAGCCGGTGCGTCATGGATTGGATGAGGAGGTCCCGCTGAGGCTCGATGACCTGCTTGGTCACTTGATCGAGAACGGGGTGACCGTCTCGCACCTCATCTTTGATACCGTCCAGGATGCGGACAGCGACGCGGTCGCTGAGTTCTTCGACAACGATGCCGCCATACTTCGAAAACGTCCGGTAGAGCGCGGTTTTTCGAAAGTCGACAACCCCCAGCCGCTGCATCTTTGGGACCATGGCGATGATGCGCAGCAATCGGAGTGAACGAAGCGAGCTGACTGGAATACACCCGAGCACGTCGTACCAGTGAACAAATGGGTAGAAGAACCAGCGGTGGTACCTGCCGCGGTAGATGGCCAGCCCCCACCGAATGAGGATTTCGACGATGAAGACAGACACGAACATCAGGTCCACGAAAAAAAAGTGTTCGTGGATCGTCGACGCATACCAGAAATAAAATCCAGGAATCCACTGCTGGAGGAAATCCTGAAACGTCGGGTTCTCGAACCCCCAGTCGAAGATGAGGAGGGTGAGGTTCGACACGATCAGAACGAGCATCACGACGTCGACGGTCAGTGACAGTCGCTCTTTCCAGGTTTGCGTTCGGGGCATGAAGCGTCGATGTTGATGCGGGGGCAAGCACGATACTGCGCAGCCGACGGACCCTAGGTGGACCGCCGCCTTCTGTGCATCGCCAATATGAGGGATGAATGAGCGAATGTCGATATTCTCCCGTGACATTCTTGAGTAAGAGCAAGCCAATGCCTTCGCGGCGCCGTTCGTACTGCCGTTGCGCCATCCCGCCGAGTCATTTCACTGAGTTGAATCTGTTCATGCTCGACTTACGCCAGCTTCGCGACCAGCTCGGGCGGGTACCCGAAACGCAGGCAGGAACGCGCGACCTAAGGGAGAAGCAGCGACGGCGAGCCCTCCGCGCGTTGCAGGAGGTAGCAGATGAATGGCAGCGTGTGCAGGCGCGTGTGCAGCAGACTCAGCCTGGTCATCTTGTGGCAGCCTTGCGGTCGAGCCCCACAATGACCGCCGCTTCTTCCGCGCGGCCGACGCCCATGACCGTCGTCTCGACCGATGGGTCGCAGATCTATCCTGATCGCCACATCGAGCCGACCTACTTTCTCCTCAACATCGGACGTGTCGCGTTTCAGTACGGAACCACCGAAAGTCCCGTCCTTGATGCCGTTCCGGATTTGCGCTTTCCGAGCGATCTGAACGACCACTTCGATGAAGTCCTTTCCACGATGACGACGGAAGTCGTTTCAGCGCTCCGAGACGAGCAGGAACTGGCCGAATTGCTGAGGCTTGCTCGCGAAACGCACGTGCCAGGTCGCCCGATTGTCGCTCTGGCTGACGGGACGCTGATCCGCTGGATGTTGCGCGGGATGCAGAATCGAGCCGTGGAAGAGGAGTTGATTGAGCGCTACACCGGTATGCTGCGCGAATTCAGGGAAGAGCAATTCCCGATCGCGTCGTACATTTCGATGCCGGGAAATACGGAACTGGTGAACCTGCTCCGATTCCACCTCGATGAACTGGAGGAGGAAGCCCCCCATCCGGCTACGGTGGACGAGGTGAATCCCGGTGAGGTGGATGAAGAGGAGCCGCCCCTTGCTGGCTTGCTCGATCGCCACGTGTTCGCGTCCGTTCTCGCACGGGGCGAACGTTCGGCTGTCTTTGGTTCGATGTCCCGGATCCAGCGCCAGTATCCGGAGGGCAACGAGATCTGCTACTTTTACCTCCACGTGCCCGTGAATGACCACGAGAGTGAAATCGCCCGTGTCGAAATCCCGGCGTGGGTGGCCGATGATCGGCCCCTCGTGGACCTCGTGCACGCCGTTGTGATGAGCGAGTGCCGGAAGGGAGAGGGCTACCCGCTTGTTTTGTCGGAGGCGCACGAGCGGGCGGTCATCCGAGCCCCGGAGCGGGATGCGTTTCAGCGACTTCTCGGGCGCACACTTCGACGCGCTGGACTATCCTCACCCCATTCGCAGAAACGCCGGAGTAAGCAACGTCCACGGGTCTGACAGCCGTCGGACAACGAGAAGCCGGATAGATCGGCCTCCTTTCGTATTTATATATTTACGGTCGGGCAGACGAGCAAGATCTCGCCGTGCCGGACAGACTGAATTCGTTCGTTAACTAGAGCCATCCGTATGAAAGTCGCAGAAGTCATCGAATCCAGCACCCGGTCCTTCGTTGCCGAGGTCTACAATGACAACGACGCCCCAGCGTTTGGCACGTGGGTTCGTGCCGATGGCCGTGACGGCAGAGATATTTTCGGGCTGATCAGCCACGTTGAGGTGGGCAGCTACGATGGCAACCGGCAGGCGGTGGCGCTCGGGGTGTCCGAGGAGGATCGCCAGCGCGAGTGGCCCATGGTACAGGAACTGCTACGGACGACGGTGCATGCCCAGATTCTCGCCCACCGGGACAGAGATGGCCGGGTTCGACAGACGCTTCCCGCGCAGCCGCCGGGGATTCATGCGTTCACCTATCGCTGCGAGGAAGACATCGTTCGTGAGCTCGGCGCGCCGTATGATTTCCTACGCACGCTGATCACGCAGCCCGCCGATAACGTTCCAGTTGACGACCTCCTCGTCGCTGTGCTTCGTCACATTTACACCGCCCATGGAGGCGAAACCGGGGGCCGGCCGGAGCTCGTACGGGCCGGGCGAACGCTAAGCCGTCTGCTCGATGACGACCACGAACGACTGCAGTCGGTACTGCGACGCATACTCTAGCGGATGGCCTACCTGTGCATTGTCTCGCTGAGGGCGAACATGGACACCCGGTCGCGCAGAGTTAAAAGATGACACCGACACGGACGGGAAAGAGAATGTTGGACGAGCTCTCGCCGATAACAAGCGCGGGGTCAATCTCGAAGAACACCGACGTGTCGCGAAGAAGCCAGACGCGTCCAAATCCGAAGTGAAAGAAGGGCGCCGCCTCCGGGGCCGTCTCGCCCAGTGGGACATATGCGCCCACACCGCCGAGGAAGTACGTTCCGCGTCCACCCATGACCGGCAGCGTCACAATGAGCGATGCCGTGGGGTCGAGTGCATACGTTGCCTCGTCCTGCCCTTCGAACACGTATCCTGTGAATGCAGACCCGACGGAAACGGAGAGGTCCCGGTTGATCGGGGCCGAAACGCGGAAGCGGATGCCGGGCCCGACGTTGTCTTCAATGCTACTCGCCATCATCTGGAAACCGATTCCGAAGCGGGGTTCGGTCTGCGCCGTGGCAGACTCTACACCGACGATCCCGACGAGCAGGATGGCAACGGCAATCCGGGTGCAAACGGCACGAAAGGAAGATAGCATGTCAGACGTGGATTCTCGGAAGGGGATGAGGCTAAGGACAATCGGAATCATGCCCTTAGGACAGCCGTAGATACAGCAAGAAAAGTAACGTAGGTGTTCAGCGCGACGGACGACTCGTCGCAACAAGGCGTCTCGACAGAAACGTATACCTCACGACGCCCACGGTCAACTGCGGCAACGAAAGTCCGGTGGTCTGCGCCAGACCTTCACCGTGGCATCACGTGTCCACGTACCGCTTTCACAGCGGTATGTGAATGCGAAGCGCTTCCAGTGAACCCTGCGTGCGCGATATCTCTCATCCCGCCTTTCACTCAAGGACCCTTTTTATGCCAGAATCGTCCTCCTCGTCCGCTGCACTCGCTGGTTCCGCCGCTACAAACGGAACGAGCCCTCCGCAAACATGGGATCCCGCCGACTTCGAGGCCCTCGATTACTACGCGATTGACGAACTGTTAACGGACGAAGCGCGCCAGATTCGAGATGAGGTTCGCGACTTTATGACGGCAGAAGTCGCGCCGATCATCGAAGAGCATGCGGAGAACGAAACGTTCCCGGATCAGCTGATTCCCGAGTTTGCGCGCTTGGGGCTGCTTGGGCCGAAGGTTCCAACCGAGTACGGTGGAGGCGGCCATGATAGCATCGTCTACGGCCTGATGATGCAGGAAGTGGAGCGAATCGACTCCGGGCTGCGATCGTTCTGCTCGGTCACGGGGTCGCTCGTCATGTATCCGATCTGGAAATACGGTAGCGAAGAACAGAAGCAGAAGTGGCTGCCGAAACTCGCGGCGGGGGAAGCGATCGGATGCTTTGGCTTGACGGAGCCGTACGTCGGCTCGAACCCGTCGGATATGCGCACGACGGCGACGAAGGATGGCGACAGCTACATTATCGACGGACACAAGCGCTGGTCGACCAACGCTTCGATCGCGGACGTGGCGGTGATCTGGGCCAAGACCGAGGACGGTGCCACCCGAGGCTTTTTAATTGAGACGGATCGTGAGGGTGTGTCGACCCCGCCAATCGACGATACGCTCTCGCTGCGCGCCGCCGTAACGAGTGAGGTGGTGCTCGATGAGGTCCGCGTACCCGCTAGCAACATTCTGCCGGACGTGTCGGGCTTGAAGGGACCGCTTTCGTGCCTGAACCAGGCGCGTTACGGAATCTGCTGGGGGGCGATCGGAGCCGCGATGGCATGCTACGATGTGGCGCGTCAGCACGTGACGACCCGTGAGCAGTTCGGTCGAAAGATCGGCGGTTTCCAACTCGTGCAGGAGCGGATGGTCGAGATGGTGCAAGAGATTACGAAGGCGCAGCTGCTCAACTGGCGTCTCGGCTCGCTCATGTCGGCCGGCAACGTGCGCCCGCAGCAGGTCTCGCTCGCCAAGCGCAACAATTGCAGCACGGCGCTTGATGTGGCTCGGTCGGCACGGCAGCTTCTCGGAGGAAATGGCGTCACGAAGATGTACCCGGTGATGCGACACATGGCAAACCTGGAGTCGGTCGTGACCTACGAGGGCACACACGAGATCCACACGCTGATTGTGGGACGCGACGTCACGGGAGAAAACGCGTTTACGTGATTCGCGGGCTCGGTCCTCGTTAATAGATGGACCCGAGTTGTTTGAGTAGAAGTACCGGACACGGAAGAGCGGGGCGCTGTCGTAGCGTCCCGCTTTTTCTATGTTCTCAGCACATCGTGGTCTATTACTACGGTCGCTGCTCCACGAGGATAAAGTCAGAGTACGGCGGTAGAC of Longibacter salinarum contains these proteins:
- a CDS encoding DUF192 domain-containing protein yields the protein MSRLPFLLGIALILWIPVAGCGTDSGKDADSSSADATNIPFDKEGTLAVMTEGTADTVVTIDIEIAESDSAQTRGMMQRESFPDETSGMLFPFADEQPRYFHMSNTPIALDIIFIDADSTIVSISKYTRPYSDELIESGVPAQYVLETPAGFSDTYGLVAGDRVRWTRTDDA
- a CDS encoding DUF192 domain-containing protein: MMSSITNVDSNALLTRFATCMTPRTRYLLPLLLLTGSLFFVSCSDDTSDSTSPSASEPSFRKDGTLTFVQSDGTPVRTIDVEIAETDAARARGLMHRRSLGYDRGMLFIMEETSRTGFWMKNTPLPLDIMFLDPDSSIINIVENTTPFSTKNIKPEAPKRYVVEVRAGFSNRFNIEPGMTVQWTRTSDPSPAS
- a CDS encoding GNAT family N-acetyltransferase, which encodes MTASSIQIRPTQGDEWAAVRLLFRQYLSELDFDLDFQDVERELQDLPGPYAAPQGVALLAVDAPGGSQYVNDTVTERAVGVVALKPLDPEPNGDRVCEMKRLYVRPEFRGQGLGSQLAEAILREARERGYNIMRLDTVASMTAARSVYQDLGFVEREAYYHNPLDDVVYYERRL
- a CDS encoding coproporphyrinogen-III oxidase family protein translates to MAGLYFHIPFRTARRSYDDSYYEVVPDEQRLNARLTQFVDALSTELKLYAQDYAEDEPVRTIHAGGGRPSLLRLRHIRSLLNTVLNVFDASTFEESTAEINPEDATRPYLSGLRNVGFDRLSMGVLSFYPDDLQHLGAPHSPADAVRSIRTAFNVGFETLAIDMAFGWPEQSIERWTDNLQQAIDMGIPSVTLLEWQPDRASDPNKESEAAENENRVRRARMLKVANELLEEAGYTPYELTHFARPGHESAHLRNIYAHGSYIGVGPSAESFWWPGRDEERSATRWTNIRDVDRYVSLLGNRYPPIAYRQTADWISLAREYIFLRLRTHEGLDLSDLRDRYGYDLLSARSALIEKLVKNDLINEPDTGCIRLTRSGRLLADGITERLMPS
- a CDS encoding DNA double-strand break repair nuclease NurA, with translation MLDLRQLRDQLGRVPETQAGTRDLREKQRRRALRALQEVADEWQRVQARVQQTQPGHLVAALRSSPTMTAASSARPTPMTVVSTDGSQIYPDRHIEPTYFLLNIGRVAFQYGTTESPVLDAVPDLRFPSDLNDHFDEVLSTMTTEVVSALRDEQELAELLRLARETHVPGRPIVALADGTLIRWMLRGMQNRAVEEELIERYTGMLREFREEQFPIASYISMPGNTELVNLLRFHLDELEEEAPHPATVDEVNPGEVDEEEPPLAGLLDRHVFASVLARGERSAVFGSMSRIQRQYPEGNEICYFYLHVPVNDHESEIARVEIPAWVADDRPLVDLVHAVVMSECRKGEGYPLVLSEAHERAVIRAPERDAFQRLLGRTLRRAGLSSPHSQKRRSKQRPRV
- a CDS encoding HAS-barrel domain-containing protein translates to MKVAEVIESSTRSFVAEVYNDNDAPAFGTWVRADGRDGRDIFGLISHVEVGSYDGNRQAVALGVSEEDRQREWPMVQELLRTTVHAQILAHRDRDGRVRQTLPAQPPGIHAFTYRCEEDIVRELGAPYDFLRTLITQPADNVPVDDLLVAVLRHIYTAHGGETGGRPELVRAGRTLSRLLDDDHERLQSVLRRIL
- a CDS encoding acyl-CoA dehydrogenase family protein produces the protein MPESSSSSAALAGSAATNGTSPPQTWDPADFEALDYYAIDELLTDEARQIRDEVRDFMTAEVAPIIEEHAENETFPDQLIPEFARLGLLGPKVPTEYGGGGHDSIVYGLMMQEVERIDSGLRSFCSVTGSLVMYPIWKYGSEEQKQKWLPKLAAGEAIGCFGLTEPYVGSNPSDMRTTATKDGDSYIIDGHKRWSTNASIADVAVIWAKTEDGATRGFLIETDREGVSTPPIDDTLSLRAAVTSEVVLDEVRVPASNILPDVSGLKGPLSCLNQARYGICWGAIGAAMACYDVARQHVTTREQFGRKIGGFQLVQERMVEMVQEITKAQLLNWRLGSLMSAGNVRPQQVSLAKRNNCSTALDVARSARQLLGGNGVTKMYPVMRHMANLESVVTYEGTHEIHTLIVGRDVTGENAFT